Proteins co-encoded in one Candidatus Nomurabacteria bacterium genomic window:
- a CDS encoding GIY-YIG nuclease family protein, with translation MKKADLAKKKLPDAPGVYFFLGSKKKILYIGKATSLKNRVRSYFSDDLIEKRSELIDKMVKEAVTVEWTETDSVLEALILETNLIRSHKPHFNTRSKDDKSYNHLVITNEEFPRVLVVRGKDLTEKFSNDDIKYEFGPFPSGSLFREALKIIRKLFQFYDTRVPVGSEKTKMARGKIDFNRQIGLYPGQQSKAEYAKTIRHIKLFFEGKKQQIIKELEKEMMACAKKEEFEAAGSIKKRIFALTHIQDIALIKDDMRIYRDDRNMRIEAYDVAHLQSQDMVGVMTVVEGGEAVKSEYRKFKIQSLTVANDPAALREVLLRRLAHPEWPFPQLIVVDGSTAQKNALEAALRTKQLVIPVVGVVKDDKHKPIRLIGQKSIIEKHQYSILLANAESHRFAITYHQEKRRKHLRN, from the coding sequence ATGAAAAAAGCGGATTTGGCCAAGAAAAAGCTACCTGATGCACCTGGTGTGTATTTTTTTCTTGGATCAAAAAAGAAAATCCTTTATATCGGAAAGGCAACTTCACTCAAGAACCGCGTCCGCAGCTATTTCTCAGACGACCTCATCGAGAAGCGCTCCGAGCTTATCGACAAGATGGTAAAGGAAGCTGTGACTGTCGAATGGACCGAAACCGACAGCGTGCTTGAAGCGCTTATCCTTGAAACCAATCTCATTCGCAGTCACAAGCCTCATTTCAACACTCGCAGCAAAGACGACAAAAGTTACAACCATCTGGTAATCACTAATGAGGAATTTCCACGAGTACTAGTAGTACGTGGTAAAGACCTGACCGAAAAGTTTAGTAACGACGACATTAAGTATGAGTTCGGTCCATTTCCGAGTGGCTCACTATTCCGCGAGGCGCTTAAAATTATCCGTAAACTCTTTCAGTTTTATGACACCAGAGTGCCAGTCGGTAGCGAGAAAACAAAAATGGCTCGTGGAAAAATAGATTTTAATCGCCAAATTGGACTCTATCCAGGCCAACAATCAAAGGCAGAATACGCTAAGACCATTCGCCACATCAAGCTTTTTTTTGAAGGCAAAAAGCAGCAAATCATCAAAGAACTGGAGAAGGAAATGATGGCATGCGCCAAAAAGGAAGAATTCGAGGCAGCCGGCAGTATCAAGAAACGCATTTTTGCGCTCACACACATTCAAGACATTGCGCTTATCAAGGATGATATGCGGATTTACCGTGACGACCGGAATATGCGCATTGAAGCCTACGATGTCGCACATCTCCAAAGCCAAGACATGGTTGGCGTCATGACGGTCGTCGAAGGCGGGGAAGCCGTAAAAAGTGAGTACCGTAAGTTTAAAATTCAGTCACTCACAGTCGCCAATGACCCAGCAGCACTTAGAGAAGTACTCTTGCGCCGCCTCGCACATCCTGAGTGGCCCTTCCCGCAACTCATCGTCGTCGACGGCTCTACTGCTCAGAAAAACGCACTGGAGGCGGCGCTCCGCACCAAACAACTTGTTATTCCGGTAGTAGGTGTCGTAAAAGACGACAAGCACAAACCAATTCGTCTCATTGGACAAAAGAGCATCATCGAAAAGCACCAGTATTCCATTTTACTGGCCAATGCAGAATCGCATCGCTTCGCCATTACGTACCACCAGGAAAAGCGTCGCAAACACCTCCGTAACTAA
- a CDS encoding UDP-glucose/GDP-mannose dehydrogenase family protein: MNSTQTIGFIGQGWIGKHYADDFEAREYTTVRYALEEPYVQNKRKIATCAITFIAVPTPTTPDGFDDSMLRDALSVVGKGKIAVVKSTTIPGLIATLQTDFPDIILLHSPEFLVEKTAAHDAANPNRNIIGLPIETPKHRMAAEAVLAVLPKAPYQKIMTAKESELVKYAGNCFLYTKVLFMNALYDLVEQSGADYETIREAVVHDPRIGESHTKPVHDSGRGAGGHCFIKDFEAFLRIYAQRMGEDTGYKMLTSMRSYNNQLLRESEKDLDLLEGVYGT; this comes from the coding sequence ATGAATAGCACACAAACCATTGGATTTATTGGTCAGGGCTGGATTGGTAAACACTACGCAGATGATTTTGAAGCACGTGAATACACCACTGTACGCTACGCACTTGAAGAGCCGTACGTACAGAACAAGAGAAAGATTGCTACGTGCGCTATCACGTTCATCGCGGTACCAACTCCCACTACTCCTGATGGTTTTGACGACAGTATGCTTCGTGACGCATTGAGCGTCGTTGGTAAAGGCAAGATTGCAGTAGTTAAATCAACTACCATACCAGGCCTCATCGCTACACTCCAGACTGATTTTCCAGATATTATTTTGCTTCATAGTCCTGAGTTCTTGGTAGAGAAAACAGCTGCTCACGATGCTGCCAACCCGAACCGAAATATTATTGGTTTACCAATAGAAACGCCAAAACACCGCATGGCGGCAGAAGCTGTGTTGGCGGTGCTGCCAAAGGCACCGTACCAAAAGATTATGACCGCCAAGGAATCGGAATTAGTAAAATACGCTGGAAACTGCTTTCTCTATACCAAAGTGCTCTTTATGAATGCGCTGTATGACTTGGTTGAGCAAAGTGGCGCAGATTACGAAACTATCCGTGAAGCCGTGGTACACGATCCACGCATTGGCGAGAGTCACACCAAGCCGGTGCATGATAGCGGGCGAGGAGCTGGTGGTCACTGTTTTATCAAAGATTTCGAAGCGTTTCTGCGAATCTACGCACAACGTATGGGAGAAGACACTGGATACAAAATGCTGACCAGCATGCGCTCATACAACAATCAGCTCTTACGAGAATCAGAGAAGGACCTTGACCTCCTAGAAGGAGTATACGGCACGTAG